The Hymenobacter sp. GOD-10R genome includes a window with the following:
- a CDS encoding chemotaxis protein CheB: MVTPDIIVVGASAGGIPALVELVQMLPPGFPAALFVVQHIPAYVTSYLPDLLSKAGSLPARHPEHGEGVQHGVIYVAPPDHHLLVEQNKVLVTRGPKENRFRPSIDALFRSVAHAYGPRAIGVVLSGYLDDGTSGLWTIQRLGGVTIIQDPEEAYAPAMPRNVLEYVQPDYTVRLAELAPLLIRLTAQPTANLATLTQAEIDRIRVEVRVAHGDSTIDLKLLQQGELTPFFCPECQGPLVQLVEDNLVHFRCRIGHAFSLSALLASVTEGVENQLYQVMQSLEEAQQLLKHLSERFADQPDLAHSLAVQAEQARRRAQAVHESIMKNEALGGSTRSQHS; encoded by the coding sequence GTGGTTACCCCTGATATTATTGTAGTTGGCGCCTCTGCCGGGGGCATACCCGCGCTGGTAGAGTTGGTGCAAATGCTGCCGCCCGGTTTTCCCGCGGCCTTATTCGTCGTGCAGCACATTCCGGCCTACGTCACCAGCTACCTGCCTGATTTGTTGAGCAAGGCCGGCTCCTTGCCAGCCCGACATCCGGAGCACGGCGAGGGAGTACAGCACGGTGTCATCTACGTGGCCCCACCCGACCACCACCTGCTCGTAGAGCAAAACAAGGTGTTAGTTACGCGTGGGCCCAAGGAAAACCGGTTTCGGCCGTCTATCGATGCGCTGTTTCGGTCGGTGGCCCACGCCTACGGGCCGCGCGCGATTGGCGTGGTGCTGAGCGGCTACCTCGATGATGGCACCTCGGGGCTGTGGACCATTCAGCGCCTGGGTGGCGTCACCATTATCCAAGACCCGGAGGAAGCCTACGCACCGGCGATGCCCCGCAACGTACTGGAGTACGTGCAGCCCGATTATACGGTGCGCTTAGCGGAGCTAGCGCCGTTGCTGATACGTCTGACAGCGCAGCCCACCGCCAACCTAGCCACCCTCACGCAGGCGGAGATAGATCGGATTCGCGTGGAAGTACGAGTTGCGCACGGCGATTCCACCATCGATTTGAAACTTCTTCAGCAGGGCGAGCTAACGCCGTTTTTCTGCCCCGAATGCCAGGGCCCGTTGGTGCAGCTGGTGGAAGACAACCTCGTGCACTTTCGCTGCCGCATTGGGCATGCGTTCAGCCTAAGTGCCTTACTAGCTTCGGTGACGGAAGGCGTGGAAAACCAGCTCTACCAAGTGATGCAGAGCCTGGAAGAAGCGCAGCAACTATTGAAGCACCTCAGCGAACGTTTTGCCGACCAGCCCGACCTTGCCCACTCCCTTGCTGTGCAGGCCGAGCAGGCGCGACGGCGGGCCCAGGCCGTGCACGAATCCATCATGAAAAACGAGGCGCTCGGTGGCAGCACCCGTTCCCAGCATTCCTAG
- a CDS encoding ATP-binding protein — protein sequence MVDVSTFLLEQAQTSLTVQFVYDLASRRVVFVNAAYEWVLGQSRARTNEELPQLLARLHPDDRAYLAECWAQWQLGKWHNPIEFRLQTPGQPDQWLELTPSYLADSNGPGAVGGVLRDISVQKYYKAHADRFNARKNTLLEILSLDLSDALVLSQGLRHQAEAEQAYIQERLLEGLRHIEAISQEGAELVRNFTSEEAQTSVNVALNLERVELGDKLQQTIEDYARPEAYKAHVLDLQLPDYPVYLEMDVNKFLQVVTNLLGNAFKFTPDGGRLVIRLEVIRDVLVQLTFSDDGIGIPEAMLPHVFERFTPARRLGLRGEPTVGIDLSLCKHIVELHQGTLTVRSREGQGSTFIVTLPKQLS from the coding sequence ATGGTCGATGTTAGCACCTTTTTGCTGGAACAAGCCCAGACGAGCCTGACTGTGCAGTTCGTTTACGACCTAGCTAGCCGCCGCGTCGTGTTCGTGAATGCAGCTTACGAATGGGTACTGGGGCAGTCGCGGGCGCGCACCAATGAGGAGCTGCCGCAACTGCTGGCGCGCCTGCATCCCGACGACCGCGCCTACCTAGCCGAGTGCTGGGCGCAGTGGCAGCTAGGCAAATGGCACAACCCGATTGAGTTTCGCCTGCAAACGCCAGGGCAACCCGACCAGTGGCTGGAGCTTACCCCGAGTTACCTCGCCGATAGCAACGGCCCCGGCGCCGTTGGGGGCGTGCTGCGCGATATCAGCGTGCAGAAGTACTACAAAGCCCACGCCGACCGCTTCAACGCCCGCAAGAACACGCTGCTGGAAATTCTGTCCCTCGACCTGTCGGATGCGCTTGTTCTCTCACAAGGATTGCGTCATCAGGCCGAAGCAGAACAAGCGTACATCCAGGAGCGGCTGCTAGAGGGCTTGCGCCACATAGAAGCCATATCGCAGGAAGGAGCGGAGTTGGTGCGCAACTTCACCAGCGAAGAAGCGCAGACCTCGGTCAACGTTGCCCTGAACCTGGAGCGGGTAGAGCTTGGCGACAAGCTGCAACAGACCATAGAAGATTATGCGCGTCCGGAGGCCTACAAAGCCCATGTGCTCGACCTACAGCTGCCCGATTATCCCGTGTACCTGGAAATGGACGTGAACAAATTTTTGCAGGTCGTGACCAACCTGCTCGGCAACGCGTTCAAGTTTACCCCCGATGGCGGGCGCTTAGTCATCCGGCTCGAGGTGATACGCGACGTGCTGGTGCAGCTCACCTTTTCCGACGATGGCATTGGAATACCGGAAGCCATGCTGCCGCACGTGTTCGAGCGTTTCACCCCAGCGCGCCGCCTAGGTCTGCGCGGCGAGCCAACGGTAGGCATCGACCTCTCGCTGTGCAAACACATCGTCGAGCTGCACCAAGGCACGCTCACAGTGCGCAGCCGCGAGGGGCAAGGCAGCACGTTCATCGTAACGCTCCCCAAGCAACTGAGCTAG
- a CDS encoding RagB/SusD family nutrient uptake outer membrane protein — protein MKRHLGWLVLLSMAFASCEKLDQEPQATVTNEAVFSSETGLQLYANSFYDVLPTANDIHRGDAMADYAARTQVPDFLTPGAFSARQSTGWDWTKLRNINYFIANCNNPAIAPAVRNNYLGIARFFRAWFYFDKVQRFGDVPWISKPMAVNDQALYNGRDPRTLVMDSVLADLNFACANITTAADNSRSLITKQTAYAFKSRVCLFEGTFRKYQTGYNLGSSANTWLNEAASAANTVMTTGGFSLNTAGGPTASYRQLFTSQAPVASEIILAAVSDPALSIYNDANWWWTSATYGSRVSLIRTFVNTYLNEDGTPFTSKPGYQTMTFAQEVKGRDKRLQQTIRMGDYKRLNGGTREAAPPVFSYTYTGYQPIKWTLDDTYYDGGSRNINSISTLRYAEVLLNYAEAKAELGTLTDADWAKTVGALRQRAGITGGFATKPTVVDSYLQTKYFPNISDPTLLEVRRERGIELAFEGLRFYDIVRWRRGELMEMPWNGFYVPALNQPLDLNEDGVQNVAFYTTLPATRPAGVTYVNVAPTISSGTNPQQLSNGTSGELTWLNNVPRRWEEKYYLYPIPEADRLINPKLGQNPGW, from the coding sequence ATGAAGCGACACCTAGGTTGGCTCGTTTTACTAAGTATGGCCTTTGCTAGCTGCGAAAAGCTAGATCAGGAACCGCAGGCCACCGTGACGAACGAGGCCGTATTCAGCAGCGAAACGGGCTTGCAGCTCTACGCCAACTCCTTCTACGACGTGCTGCCCACGGCCAACGACATCCACCGCGGCGACGCCATGGCCGACTACGCGGCGCGCACCCAAGTCCCCGATTTCCTCACGCCCGGCGCCTTCAGTGCCCGCCAGAGCACCGGTTGGGATTGGACGAAGCTGCGCAACATCAACTACTTCATTGCCAACTGCAACAACCCCGCTATTGCGCCCGCCGTGCGCAACAACTACCTAGGCATTGCGCGGTTTTTCCGGGCTTGGTTTTACTTCGATAAGGTGCAGCGCTTCGGGGATGTGCCGTGGATCAGCAAGCCGATGGCCGTGAACGACCAAGCGCTCTACAACGGCCGCGACCCGCGCACGCTGGTAATGGACTCGGTGCTGGCCGACCTGAACTTTGCCTGCGCCAACATCACCACGGCCGCCGACAACAGCCGCAGCCTCATCACCAAGCAAACGGCCTACGCATTCAAGTCGCGGGTGTGCTTGTTTGAGGGCACGTTTCGGAAGTACCAGACCGGCTACAACCTAGGTAGCAGCGCCAACACCTGGCTGAACGAAGCCGCTTCGGCCGCCAACACGGTGATGACCACCGGCGGCTTCAGCCTGAACACGGCCGGTGGCCCCACCGCCTCGTACCGTCAGCTGTTCACGAGTCAGGCGCCTGTGGCTTCCGAAATCATCCTAGCTGCCGTATCGGACCCCGCCCTGAGCATCTACAACGACGCCAACTGGTGGTGGACCAGCGCCACGTACGGCTCGCGCGTTAGCCTGATTCGTACGTTCGTGAACACCTACTTGAACGAGGATGGCACGCCCTTCACCAGCAAGCCAGGCTACCAAACCATGACCTTTGCCCAGGAGGTAAAAGGCCGCGACAAGCGCCTGCAACAGACCATTCGGATGGGCGACTACAAGCGCCTCAATGGTGGCACACGGGAGGCGGCCCCGCCCGTTTTCTCCTACACTTACACCGGCTACCAGCCCATCAAGTGGACGCTCGACGACACCTATTATGATGGAGGCAGCCGCAACATCAACTCCATTTCGACCCTCCGCTACGCCGAGGTGCTGCTCAACTACGCCGAGGCCAAAGCCGAGCTAGGTACCCTCACCGACGCCGATTGGGCCAAAACCGTAGGCGCTCTGCGGCAACGTGCTGGCATCACCGGAGGCTTCGCTACCAAGCCCACGGTGGTAGATTCTTACTTACAAACCAAGTACTTCCCCAACATCTCCGACCCTACGCTGCTAGAAGTGCGCCGCGAGCGGGGCATCGAGCTAGCTTTCGAAGGCCTTCGCTTCTACGACATCGTGCGCTGGCGCCGCGGCGAGCTGATGGAAATGCCGTGGAATGGCTTCTACGTGCCTGCTCTTAACCAGCCGCTTGATCTGAACGAAGATGGCGTTCAGAATGTGGCCTTCTATACCACGCTGCCCGCCACCCGCCCTGCCGGCGTGACTTACGTGAACGTGGCGCCCACCATCAGCAGCGGCACCAACCCACAGCAGCTCAGCAACGGCACCTCCGGCGAACTCACTTGGCTGAATAACGTGCCACGGCGTTGGGAGGAGAAGTACTACCTCTACCCCATCCCGGAAGCCGACCGGTTGATCAACCCGAAGCTAGGTCAGAACCCCGGCTGGTAA
- a CDS encoding endonuclease/exonuclease/phosphatase family protein, with protein MLKKLLFVALLLLCGAANASAQTMRLATYNIRYDNKQDTTNAWLKRLPYLTDLIKFQDFDLFGTQEVLANQLQDMAGKLPGYDHIGVGRDDGKQAGEYSAIFYKKDKYKLLKQGTFWLAPTTTAPVKGWDAALPRICTWGQFQDKKTGFTFYMFNTHFDHVGVEARRESAKLILAKVKEMAGTTPAILSGDFNVDQRNESYTLLNTSGVMKDAFTTAKVVYAPNGTFNNFNTKTKTDSRIDHIFLTSAFTPTRYGILTDTYGGGKTPSDHYPVAIEVQYTAKK; from the coding sequence ATGCTCAAAAAGCTCCTTTTCGTCGCGCTTTTGTTGCTCTGCGGAGCGGCAAACGCATCGGCCCAAACCATGCGGCTTGCCACCTACAACATCCGCTACGACAACAAGCAAGATACTACCAACGCCTGGCTCAAGCGCCTCCCCTACCTCACCGACCTGATTAAGTTTCAAGACTTTGATCTATTCGGCACCCAAGAGGTGCTAGCTAACCAGCTTCAGGACATGGCCGGCAAGCTCCCCGGCTACGACCACATCGGGGTGGGGCGCGACGACGGCAAGCAGGCGGGCGAGTACTCGGCTATTTTTTACAAGAAAGACAAGTACAAGCTCCTGAAACAGGGCACCTTCTGGCTCGCGCCTACCACCACGGCTCCGGTGAAGGGCTGGGACGCCGCGCTACCGCGCATCTGCACCTGGGGTCAGTTTCAGGATAAGAAAACGGGCTTCACCTTCTACATGTTTAACACCCACTTCGACCACGTGGGCGTTGAGGCTCGCCGGGAAAGCGCGAAGCTGATTTTGGCCAAAGTGAAAGAAATGGCCGGCACTACGCCCGCCATCCTGAGCGGCGACTTTAACGTGGATCAGCGCAACGAAAGCTACACGTTGCTCAATACCTCGGGCGTGATGAAGGACGCCTTCACGACGGCCAAGGTGGTGTACGCACCCAACGGTACCTTCAACAACTTCAATACGAAGACCAAAACCGACTCCCGCATCGACCACATCTTCCTGACCTCAGCTTTCACGCCGACCCGCTACGGCATCCTCACGGACACCTACGGCGGCGGAAAGACGCCCTCCGACCACTATCCGGTGGCTATTGAGGTACAATACACCGCGAAGAAGTAA
- a CDS encoding SusC/RagA family TonB-linked outer membrane protein has product MPYLYPVLSRRSWLIGPLLLLLTLVGGPAAGQTTRYLLRGRVTNAGGDPLPGATVRVLNTVLGASTNTDGRFELTASLAPGTYQLEASSIGSRPQRTTLTLATETTVAVPDLALREDQVGLNEVVVTGTSVATSKRQLGNTIATVSGDELRTTVPTQIDQALQGKFAGVQITQNSGNPAGGISVRLRGPSTVAGSSDPLYIIDGVIVNNDSPQLLDLGGYAQNRLVDISPNDVERIEVIKGAAAAAIYGSRASNGVVQIFTKRGRDGAPQVTVSSQFLTSRIRKKLDYNDYPFRFTSTANTDLTQEPVQRYDYQDRIFRTAVGTDNYVSLTGGTSSTKYFASGNYFRNQGIVDNTDFNRGGGRVRIQQNLGSKISLSAGANYTLSQSREVPNGGINEAYGALTGFIFSNNFIDPSPNPASGVYPSTALNITRTNPLEAINRFNFRQRTSRFIGDAQVNITPFAGFTIDYVLGYDASTQLATGYIPNPSTAPTYSTGLARRADQTSLLTNNDLTLSYRRDFTPWLTSTTTVGGTLQFQRNFSTSLQSTVLAPIIQTTSNGIAVSGEFRSERTIRGAFAQQTFGLGNRLFLTGAIRVDAASVYGIDVRTQYYPKVSGAYVLSEESFWKESSLGTLLPQLKLRASYGQAGNLTAIGPYDRFTNYNPVVAGSLPGLLNSTLLGNTALKPERQAEFEVGTDLSLFGDRVGIEFSYYNKRVRDLLLARDLNLSSGYLNRFDNIGNMRNQGIELLVRGTAVKTKAVTWTVTGTFTHNKNRITDIPNGLVTFPNGFGLVAGVEGKPLGTYYGGYSARNPDGSLLLTPAGLPQRERGVQGTFGQANTPQRGNDGQPSGTLLNGVIGDPNPRYIASLINEVSLLDNRLSFRLQFDTQQDFDVFNFTNRVGSRDLYGGLAGYEPELRGEVPKGTSAAIYNTFDRWIEDGSFVKLREASISYLIKPKVLGLRDLRLSVAGRNLLVFTNYSGYDPEVNAAGQSNAVRGFDFVEVPIPRSVSVGFNATF; this is encoded by the coding sequence ATGCCATACCTGTACCCCGTTCTGAGCCGGCGAAGCTGGCTCATCGGACCGCTGCTGTTGCTGCTCACCCTGGTGGGTGGACCGGCAGCGGGCCAGACCACACGCTATTTGCTCCGAGGCCGCGTCACCAACGCCGGCGGCGACCCACTGCCCGGCGCCACCGTGCGCGTCCTCAATACCGTACTGGGCGCCAGCACCAATACCGACGGCCGCTTCGAGCTAACGGCCAGCCTAGCCCCTGGCACCTACCAGCTTGAAGCCAGCTCCATCGGCTCACGCCCCCAGCGTACGACCCTCACGCTGGCTACGGAAACAACCGTAGCTGTACCCGACCTAGCCTTGCGCGAAGACCAAGTCGGCCTAAACGAAGTGGTGGTGACCGGCACTTCGGTAGCCACCAGCAAGCGCCAGCTCGGCAACACCATCGCCACGGTGAGTGGCGACGAGCTGCGCACCACCGTGCCCACCCAGATTGACCAGGCGTTGCAGGGCAAATTTGCCGGCGTGCAGATTACCCAGAACTCGGGCAACCCCGCCGGCGGCATCTCGGTGCGCCTGCGCGGACCTAGCACCGTAGCCGGTTCCTCCGACCCGCTCTACATCATCGACGGCGTGATTGTCAACAACGACTCGCCCCAACTCCTAGACCTAGGTGGCTACGCCCAAAACCGCCTCGTTGATATTAGTCCCAACGATGTGGAGCGCATCGAGGTGATTAAGGGAGCTGCGGCTGCCGCCATCTATGGCTCGCGGGCTTCCAACGGCGTGGTGCAGATTTTCACCAAGCGCGGCCGCGACGGCGCCCCGCAGGTAACCGTATCGTCGCAGTTTCTGACCTCGCGAATCCGGAAGAAGCTGGACTACAACGACTATCCGTTTCGCTTTACCAGCACTGCTAATACCGATCTGACCCAGGAGCCGGTGCAGCGCTACGACTACCAGGACCGCATCTTCCGCACCGCTGTGGGTACCGATAACTATGTGTCGCTAACGGGCGGTACCAGCTCCACCAAGTATTTTGCCTCGGGCAACTACTTCCGCAACCAGGGTATCGTCGACAACACCGACTTCAACCGGGGCGGTGGCCGGGTGCGCATCCAGCAGAACCTAGGTTCGAAGATCAGCCTCAGCGCGGGTGCCAACTACACCTTGAGCCAGAGCCGCGAGGTACCTAACGGCGGTATCAACGAAGCTTATGGTGCCCTGACGGGTTTCATTTTCTCCAACAACTTCATTGACCCTAGCCCCAATCCTGCCAGCGGAGTTTACCCGAGTACGGCGCTGAACATCACCCGCACCAACCCACTGGAAGCCATCAACCGCTTCAACTTCCGCCAGCGCACCTCGCGCTTTATCGGCGATGCGCAGGTTAACATCACCCCTTTCGCGGGCTTCACGATTGACTATGTATTGGGGTATGATGCTAGCACGCAGCTGGCTACCGGCTACATCCCCAATCCTAGCACCGCCCCAACCTACAGCACCGGCCTAGCCCGGCGCGCCGACCAAACGTCGCTGCTAACAAACAACGACTTGACCCTCAGCTACCGACGCGACTTCACACCGTGGCTAACGAGCACAACCACAGTGGGCGGTACGCTTCAGTTTCAGCGCAACTTCTCGACTTCGTTGCAGAGCACCGTGCTAGCGCCCATCATCCAAACTACCTCCAATGGCATTGCTGTGTCGGGAGAATTCCGCTCGGAGCGTACAATCCGTGGGGCTTTCGCTCAGCAAACCTTTGGACTCGGCAACCGCCTGTTCCTGACGGGTGCCATTCGCGTAGATGCGGCTTCGGTGTATGGTATCGATGTTCGGACGCAGTACTACCCGAAGGTGAGCGGCGCCTACGTGCTGTCGGAAGAAAGCTTCTGGAAAGAAAGCAGCCTAGGTACGCTGTTGCCGCAACTCAAGCTACGCGCCTCATACGGACAAGCAGGCAACCTCACCGCAATTGGCCCCTACGACCGATTCACCAACTACAACCCGGTGGTAGCGGGCTCCCTGCCAGGCCTGCTCAACTCGACGCTGCTGGGCAACACCGCCCTGAAGCCTGAGCGGCAAGCTGAGTTTGAGGTCGGCACCGACCTTAGCTTATTTGGCGACCGGGTGGGCATTGAGTTTTCGTACTACAACAAGCGCGTACGCGACCTGCTCCTGGCCCGTGACCTGAATCTGAGCAGCGGCTACCTCAACCGCTTCGATAACATTGGCAACATGCGCAACCAGGGCATTGAGTTGCTGGTACGCGGCACCGCCGTGAAGACGAAAGCCGTGACATGGACCGTCACTGGCACCTTCACGCACAACAAGAACCGCATCACGGACATCCCGAACGGCTTGGTTACGTTCCCCAACGGTTTCGGCCTGGTAGCTGGGGTGGAAGGCAAACCACTCGGCACCTACTACGGTGGCTACTCGGCGCGTAACCCTGATGGTTCGCTGCTGCTTACACCGGCGGGCTTACCCCAGCGCGAGCGAGGTGTTCAGGGTACTTTTGGACAGGCCAATACGCCTCAGCGCGGCAACGATGGTCAGCCCTCCGGCACACTGCTCAACGGGGTAATCGGTGACCCAAATCCTCGCTATATCGCTTCGCTCATCAACGAAGTGAGTTTGCTCGACAACCGTCTCTCCTTCCGCCTGCAATTCGACACCCAGCAGGATTTTGACGTGTTCAACTTCACTAACCGCGTGGGTAGCCGCGACTTGTACGGCGGCCTAGCTGGCTACGAGCCTGAGCTGCGCGGCGAGGTACCGAAGGGCACCAGCGCCGCCATTTACAATACCTTCGACCGCTGGATCGAAGATGGCTCTTTCGTGAAACTGCGCGAAGCATCTATCAGTTACCTCATCAAGCCCAAGGTGCTCGGGCTGCGCGATTTGCGCTTGTCGGTAGCGGGCCGCAACCTCTTAGTATTCACGAATTATAGTGGCTACGACCCTGAGGTGAATGCTGCCGGGCAGAGCAATGCCGTACGGGGTTTTGACTTCGTGGAAGTACCGATTCCACGCTCCGTGTCAGTAGGCTTTAATGCCACTTTCTAG